The region TGAGGCCGATGCGGCCGGGGAGCTCGGTGAGGATGGCGGGGTTGTCGTATTCGGTTTCGAGGAGGAGGCGCGCGATGCGGATGAGGTCCTGGCCGGGGGCGAGGAGGGCGTCGGGCCGGCAGCGCTTGCAGGGCCGGTAGCCCTGGGCGAGGGCGGCGGCGGGGCCGGGGAAGAAGACGGTGTTTTCGCGGCGGGGCTGCCGCGATTTGCAGGAGGGGCGGCAGAAGACGCGGGTGGTGGTGACGCCGTAGCAGAAGTGGCCGTCGTAGGTTGGGTCGCTGGCGGCGACGGCTTGCCACATGGTTTCCGGGGAGTAGGTTTCCATGGCACACCTCGCATGTTTTTCTGTTTATAGGATACCATAGGGCGGCCGTTTTTGCGTCGCGGTTTGTGCTGTGTCATTCGCTGCCGGCCGCGGCGGCGCGGCAGGATTTGCCAACGGGCGGACAGAATAGCAGAATATAGAAGTGATTTTGTTGCGTGGGAGGACAAGATGCGCGGATTGATTATTGCTTTGATGATTGCCGGTTTGTGGCTGACGCCGCTTTCAGCGGCTGCGCAGACGATTGTTTTCGTGCCGTTCGATAATCGCCCGGTAAGCCTGGATTATGTTGTCGATACCGGGAAGGCGGCGGGGCTTGAGATTGTGACGCCGCCGGCGGCGCTGCTGGGGAGCCGGACGGAGCCGGGGAAACCGGAGGCGCTGTGGGCGTGGCTGGCTGATAATGTCCGCACGGCGGACGCGGCGGTGGTTTCGAGCGATGCGCTGCTGTACGGCAGCCTGGTGGCGTCGCGCCGGCATGATTTGCCTGAGGAGGTTATCAAGGAGCGGCTGGACCGCTTTTATGCTCTTAAGCTGGCGAATCCGGGGACGAGGCTGTATGTGTTCGGGACGATTATGCGGACGCCGCATATGAGCGCGGGCGGGGTGGAGCCGGATTATTACGAGGTGCACGGGCCGAATATTTTTCGTTTGACGGCGCTGCAGGATAAGGCGGAGACGGACGGGCTGACGCGCGGCGAGGAGGCGGAGCTTAAGGCTTTGCGGGCTGCG is a window of Selenomonadales bacterium 4137-cl DNA encoding:
- a CDS encoding Ada metal-binding domain-containing protein, with product METYSPETMWQAVAASDPTYDGHFCYGVTTTRVFCRPSCKSRQPRRENTVFFPGPAAALAQGYRPCKRCRPDALLAPGQDLIRIARLLLETEYDNPAILTELPGRIGLSRSHLARLFKHHTGQAPRDYLRALRIGKAEALLAGSHLTGTGVAYAVGFGSPSRFFAAFRARTGLSPRAWRRCQTEEAAPCSK